Proteins found in one Bremerella volcania genomic segment:
- a CDS encoding response regulator yields MSTRWTVRTGETQTGGRIMIADAIPQMEELTDFQLRGEVLICDDEPDICEALAHFVKKRGFEPIVTHQGSECVRLAFQERPMAILLDVNLPDSNGLDVCSQLTDAEQTSEIPIIILSANGCEDTVRQIRRSGARFYVRKPYDPNTVVAILEKAVNDAQAW; encoded by the coding sequence TTGAGTACACGATGGACTGTACGCACCGGCGAAACGCAAACAGGGGGCAGGATAATGATTGCGGATGCCATTCCTCAAATGGAAGAACTCACCGACTTTCAGCTGCGCGGTGAGGTTCTCATTTGCGATGATGAGCCAGATATATGTGAGGCTTTAGCTCACTTCGTCAAGAAGCGAGGCTTCGAGCCAATCGTTACCCATCAGGGAAGCGAATGCGTCCGACTCGCTTTCCAAGAGCGGCCAATGGCCATTCTTCTGGATGTGAATCTTCCCGATTCCAATGGGCTGGATGTTTGCTCGCAATTGACCGATGCGGAGCAGACAAGCGAGATTCCGATCATCATCCTTAGCGCCAACGGCTGCGAAGATACGGTCCGTCAGATTCGCCGTAGCGGAGCACGGTTCTACGTGCGCAAACCGTACGATCCCAACACGGTCGTCGCGATCCTGGAAAAGGCCGTCAACGACGCACAGGCCTGGTAG
- a CDS encoding HAD family hydrolase yields the protein MTALSHLKGIIFDMDGTLVDSGLDFAAMRVEMGLRPGIPILEQLGELSQADRTAKEEILHRHEFEGAKRASMIDGADRLLQALAKEGRPMAIVTRNSTVTTRHTLSFLNIGHYFDIVICREDGPHKPDPWAILEICRRWKFTVDEVVMVGDYELDIQSAQNAGCPSVLFTEGKAPSSVEGNELATHVATHFDELYYLLAPREDSI from the coding sequence ATGACCGCACTATCCCATCTCAAAGGCATCATCTTCGACATGGACGGGACCCTGGTCGACTCGGGTCTCGACTTTGCCGCGATGCGGGTCGAGATGGGGCTGCGGCCAGGCATCCCCATCTTAGAGCAGTTGGGCGAACTCTCCCAAGCCGACCGCACGGCGAAAGAAGAGATTCTTCATCGCCACGAATTCGAGGGTGCCAAGCGGGCTTCGATGATCGACGGAGCCGATCGACTGCTGCAAGCGTTGGCCAAGGAAGGGCGCCCCATGGCGATCGTCACGCGCAACAGCACCGTGACGACCCGGCATACGTTAAGTTTCCTGAACATTGGACACTACTTCGACATCGTCATCTGTCGCGAAGATGGTCCCCATAAACCAGATCCGTGGGCGATTCTCGAAATTTGTCGACGCTGGAAGTTCACCGTCGACGAGGTCGTGATGGTGGGAGATTACGAACTCGACATTCAATCGGCCCAAAACGCAGGCTGCCCGAGTGTCCTATTTACCGAAGGGAAGGCCCCGTCCAGCGTCGAAGGAAACGAGCTTGCCACGCATGTTGCAACCCATTTCGACGAGCTTTATTACCTGCTAGCTCCGCGCGAAGATTCGATCTAG
- a CDS encoding PQQ-binding-like beta-propeller repeat protein, giving the protein MRRLACVGILLSICTTTLADDWPQWRGPNRDGVWRERGILREFPEEGLRREWTVPIGAGYSGPVVADGYVYVTDRIVEPEQKERVHCVDLANGRKLWSFEYACPYSNIGYTAGPRACPLVDDSNVYTLGAMGHLHCLDAITGDKIWSRDLQKDYKIRMPNWGIAAAPLVWRDLLILQIGGADGACVIALDKESGEEEWRALNDRACYSSPIMIEQAGRPTVLVWTGDSVAALDPKDGDVRWRYPWAPRNMPIGVATPVIHGDRVFLTSFYDGALMLRIKPDELGYEVLWHRVGRSENDTDGLHSIISTPVFEGDYIYGVDSYGQFRCLDASNGDRVWEDQTAVPKARWSTIHFVKHGDRYFMFNERGELIIARLSPEGFDEIDRTKILDPTRDQLSRRDGVCWSHPAFAEQCVIARSDNELVCISLED; this is encoded by the coding sequence ATGCGACGACTTGCCTGCGTTGGGATCCTTCTCTCGATCTGCACGACCACCCTGGCCGATGACTGGCCGCAGTGGCGGGGACCGAATCGCGATGGCGTTTGGCGAGAACGAGGCATCTTGCGTGAATTCCCGGAGGAGGGTCTCCGCCGCGAGTGGACCGTTCCCATCGGCGCTGGCTATAGCGGGCCTGTGGTTGCCGATGGTTATGTCTATGTGACCGATCGCATCGTCGAGCCTGAGCAGAAGGAACGCGTCCACTGCGTCGACTTGGCCAACGGGAGGAAGTTGTGGAGCTTTGAATATGCGTGTCCCTATTCCAACATCGGCTATACGGCCGGCCCTCGGGCCTGTCCGTTGGTCGATGATTCGAATGTCTACACCTTAGGAGCGATGGGGCATCTGCACTGTTTGGATGCGATCACCGGGGACAAAATCTGGTCGCGAGATCTTCAAAAAGACTACAAGATTCGGATGCCCAATTGGGGAATCGCGGCAGCTCCCCTGGTATGGCGTGACCTGTTGATTTTGCAGATAGGTGGGGCCGATGGTGCCTGCGTGATTGCACTGGATAAAGAGAGTGGTGAAGAAGAGTGGCGGGCGTTGAACGATCGCGCATGTTACTCTTCCCCCATCATGATCGAGCAAGCGGGGCGTCCCACCGTGCTGGTCTGGACCGGCGACAGTGTTGCCGCACTCGATCCTAAAGATGGTGACGTTCGTTGGCGATATCCTTGGGCGCCTCGCAATATGCCGATCGGTGTCGCGACACCAGTTATTCACGGCGATCGCGTGTTTCTCACTTCTTTCTACGATGGGGCGCTGATGCTCAGAATCAAACCAGACGAGTTGGGATACGAGGTTCTCTGGCATCGCGTGGGGCGCTCGGAAAACGATACCGACGGACTCCATTCCATCATCAGCACGCCGGTCTTCGAGGGAGACTACATTTACGGCGTGGATAGCTACGGTCAGTTTCGTTGTCTCGATGCGTCAAACGGCGACCGCGTCTGGGAGGATCAAACGGCCGTGCCTAAGGCACGCTGGAGCACGATCCACTTTGTAAAACATGGGGATCGATACTTCATGTTCAACGAGCGGGGGGAACTGATCATTGCCCGGCTGTCGCCTGAGGGTTTTGACGAAATCGACCGGACGAAGATCCTTGATCCGACACGTGACCAGCTCTCGCGCCGCGACGGTGTGTGCTGGTCCCACCCAGCATTCGCCGAGCAGTGCGTGATTGCTCGCAGCGATAATGAGTTGGTGTGCATCAGCCTCGAGGACTGA
- a CDS encoding NfeD family protein, with protein MSKARGTWIWWAEAFLLLALVMISPSAVLSQQDELAAKGEDQAQQGAAPKLAGVRLRVPLPITGTVDTDVKKSLQKLLSRLTDKDERPVVILELEANADGQSRGSEFERSLAIARFLTSREATRLKTVAYLKGPIEGHAVLIPLACEQIVMHPDAQLGNAGIDEGSISNTMRHAYEEIAGFRNVLPPQLALGMLDPGLEIYRVNDRRFVNGDEYAQLKADGQVATSEKLVPRGQMALFTANKLRQDLQLISHVSENYRQLAALLEIPENQITQDLGLNRDWKAARFVMDGEISNRMVQRTSLSMQDAVTRGVNFALIEIKSRGGDPVACENMVNFLLGLPDTVHTVALVTEEALSNASLIAMACDEIAVAPNAKLGGEGSYRYTEQGRADLENYLAKISVEANRSWSVWGAMNDPELKVFRYQRAGTTLTKYLSEREATELPDPNQWKQGPEITQAGMPLQLTGTQALDWGVADANATSVSDVTRRYGLPDELEIPKQNWAHQFIEILAKPGLAMFCLFIGVIALISEFKAPGVGIPGFVAVMCFGLFFWSRFLNGTAGWLEAMLIVGGLFFILLELLVLPGFGIFGLGGGAMFIAGIVLAMQTFIWPTTDYELDQVPYSLGTILVLFSGMIAAAFFAKHVLPRTPFLNQTMLDAPDDETMEEIRRRETIVDLTHLVGNTGVALTPLRPSGKAKIGHEIVSVTSDGDMIEQGDKIVVVQVRGNYAIVRSESQ; from the coding sequence ATGTCGAAAGCTCGCGGTACCTGGATCTGGTGGGCAGAAGCTTTTCTGCTCCTGGCTCTGGTCATGATCTCTCCCTCGGCAGTGCTGTCTCAACAAGACGAACTGGCCGCCAAGGGAGAGGACCAAGCACAACAAGGGGCGGCCCCCAAGCTCGCTGGCGTCCGCTTAAGGGTTCCGTTGCCGATTACGGGCACGGTGGATACCGACGTCAAGAAAAGCCTCCAGAAGCTCCTCTCACGGCTCACCGACAAGGATGAACGTCCGGTCGTCATTCTCGAACTGGAAGCCAATGCCGATGGCCAGTCGCGGGGCAGCGAATTTGAACGCAGCCTGGCGATTGCTCGCTTCCTGACTTCCAGAGAGGCGACTCGGCTCAAAACAGTCGCTTACCTGAAAGGCCCGATCGAAGGTCACGCGGTTCTTATTCCGCTGGCATGCGAACAGATAGTAATGCATCCCGATGCCCAGCTTGGCAACGCGGGAATCGATGAAGGCTCGATCTCCAATACGATGCGACATGCCTACGAAGAGATCGCCGGTTTTCGCAATGTCCTGCCACCTCAGCTGGCGCTGGGCATGCTCGACCCTGGGCTGGAAATCTACCGTGTGAATGATCGTCGATTTGTCAACGGCGACGAGTACGCCCAGCTCAAGGCCGACGGCCAGGTCGCGACTTCCGAGAAACTGGTACCACGCGGGCAGATGGCACTCTTCACCGCCAACAAGCTGCGACAAGATCTGCAGCTGATAAGCCATGTGAGCGAGAATTACCGCCAACTGGCGGCGCTGCTGGAAATACCTGAGAACCAAATCACTCAAGATCTGGGGCTCAACCGTGACTGGAAAGCGGCTCGCTTTGTTATGGACGGCGAGATCTCCAATCGCATGGTTCAGCGAACTTCTCTTTCCATGCAAGATGCCGTAACGCGTGGCGTGAATTTCGCATTGATTGAGATCAAGTCACGCGGGGGTGACCCAGTCGCTTGCGAGAACATGGTCAACTTCCTTCTCGGTTTGCCTGACACCGTCCACACGGTGGCCTTGGTCACCGAAGAGGCCTTGTCCAATGCTTCGCTGATTGCGATGGCCTGCGATGAAATCGCCGTTGCCCCGAATGCCAAACTGGGAGGCGAGGGGAGTTACCGCTACACCGAGCAAGGCCGAGCCGACCTCGAGAATTACCTCGCCAAGATTTCGGTCGAAGCGAACCGATCATGGTCTGTCTGGGGCGCCATGAACGACCCTGAATTGAAGGTCTTTCGATACCAGCGCGCTGGAACCACCCTCACGAAGTACCTTAGCGAGCGCGAAGCGACCGAACTTCCCGACCCCAACCAGTGGAAGCAAGGTCCGGAAATCACGCAGGCCGGCATGCCGCTGCAATTGACCGGCACCCAGGCACTCGACTGGGGCGTGGCCGACGCGAACGCAACCAGCGTGTCGGATGTGACCCGGCGGTATGGACTGCCGGACGAGTTGGAAATCCCCAAACAGAACTGGGCGCATCAGTTCATCGAGATCTTGGCGAAACCTGGCCTCGCCATGTTCTGTTTGTTTATCGGCGTGATCGCTTTGATTAGCGAGTTCAAAGCGCCTGGCGTGGGCATTCCGGGCTTCGTGGCCGTGATGTGCTTTGGACTCTTCTTCTGGAGCCGCTTCCTCAACGGTACCGCCGGCTGGTTGGAAGCGATGCTGATAGTCGGAGGCCTCTTCTTCATCCTGCTGGAACTTCTCGTGCTGCCAGGCTTCGGCATCTTTGGCTTGGGTGGTGGTGCGATGTTCATCGCCGGGATCGTTCTGGCCATGCAGACTTTTATCTGGCCGACAACCGATTACGAACTCGACCAGGTCCCTTACTCGTTGGGTACGATTCTGGTCTTATTTTCGGGGATGATCGCCGCGGCCTTCTTTGCGAAGCATGTGCTGCCGAGGACGCCGTTCTTGAATCAAACGATGCTCGACGCCCCGGATGACGAAACGATGGAAGAAATCCGCCGCCGGGAAACGATCGTTGATCTGACCCATCTGGTCGGCAACACGGGCGTGGCCCTCACGCCACTTCGCCCCAGCGGCAAAGCGAAAATCGGACATGAAATCGTGAGCGTCACATCCGACGGTGATATGATTGAACAAGGGGATAAAATTGTCGTCGTTCAAGTACGCGGCAACTATGCCATTGTTCGCTCGGAATCGCAATGA
- a CDS encoding class I SAM-dependent methyltransferase — translation MVSSPISFHTVDAFPAWKRAETRLRELIETYQPQSILEIGSGANPTLPVEFVRSASFTYTTNDISAEELSKADEAYETLQLDACREEIPLSVHGAFDLIYSRMVNEHVQNGKQYYENIYSMLKPGGVTAHCFSTLYALPFLVNWLMPEFVSERILAIMEPRDKHQHDKFRAYYSWSRGPSMSMVRRFESLGYRVLRYDGFFGHSYYRKRLPWIDSLEKTKARLLSKYPISALTSYAFLVLQKPE, via the coding sequence ATGGTTTCCAGTCCTATTTCCTTCCATACCGTCGACGCCTTTCCTGCCTGGAAACGTGCGGAGACTCGGCTTCGTGAACTGATCGAGACCTATCAGCCTCAATCGATTCTGGAAATCGGTTCGGGCGCCAACCCGACGTTGCCGGTTGAGTTCGTGCGTTCGGCCTCGTTCACCTACACGACCAACGACATCAGTGCCGAGGAACTCTCGAAAGCCGACGAGGCGTACGAGACGCTGCAGCTTGACGCCTGCCGAGAAGAAATCCCGCTTAGCGTCCATGGTGCTTTCGACCTTATCTACAGCCGGATGGTGAACGAACACGTTCAGAATGGAAAGCAGTACTACGAGAACATCTACTCGATGCTCAAGCCAGGCGGAGTGACCGCCCACTGTTTCTCGACCCTGTACGCCTTGCCATTTCTGGTGAACTGGCTGATGCCGGAATTCGTCAGCGAACGCATCCTGGCGATCATGGAACCTCGTGATAAACACCAACACGACAAGTTCCGCGCCTATTACAGTTGGAGTCGCGGTCCTTCGATGAGCATGGTTCGGCGTTTCGAATCACTGGGTTACCGCGTTCTCCGGTACGATGGCTTCTTCGGTCACAGCTACTACCGAAAGCGACTTCCTTGGATCGATTCGCTTGAAAAGACCAAGGCCCGGCTTCTCAGCAAGTATCCCATTTCGGCACTCACCAGCTACGCGTTTCTTGTACTGCAGAAACCCGAGTAG
- a CDS encoding NAD(P)-dependent oxidoreductase codes for MPSIEIVPGKTKIGWIGTGVMGASMCGHLIDKGFSSTVYNRTKEKAAGLLAKGAQWADIPKQVAEASDVVFTIVGFPADVRDVILGDDGVLAGSKPGNIIVDMTTSEPTLAIEIAETAKAKGVYSVDAPVSGGDIGAKEARLSIMIGGEEEVVTALEPCWEAMGKTIVRQGGPGAGQHTKMVNQTLIATGMIGVCEALLYGYKAGLDLETVLQSVGSGAAGSWSLTNLGPRIIDNNFDPGFFVEHFIKDMGIALSEARKMGIALPGLALAEQLYQAVKAQGHGRLGTHALELALCQLNDIDWKNR; via the coding sequence ATGCCAAGCATTGAGATTGTTCCGGGAAAAACCAAGATCGGCTGGATCGGCACCGGCGTCATGGGTGCCAGCATGTGCGGTCATCTGATCGACAAAGGCTTCTCGTCAACCGTCTACAATCGCACTAAGGAGAAAGCCGCCGGGCTGCTCGCCAAAGGTGCGCAGTGGGCCGATATACCTAAGCAAGTAGCGGAAGCGAGTGACGTGGTATTCACGATCGTTGGTTTTCCGGCGGATGTGCGTGACGTCATTCTCGGAGACGATGGCGTCCTGGCTGGCAGCAAGCCTGGTAATATCATCGTCGACATGACGACCAGTGAGCCGACCCTGGCCATTGAGATTGCCGAAACGGCCAAAGCGAAGGGCGTTTACAGTGTCGACGCGCCCGTCTCCGGTGGTGACATCGGTGCGAAGGAGGCTCGACTTTCGATCATGATCGGAGGAGAAGAGGAAGTCGTTACCGCGCTAGAGCCCTGCTGGGAAGCAATGGGCAAGACGATCGTTCGCCAAGGCGGGCCTGGGGCAGGGCAGCATACCAAGATGGTAAACCAAACGCTGATCGCCACCGGCATGATTGGCGTCTGCGAAGCGCTACTGTACGGCTATAAGGCGGGCCTCGATTTAGAAACGGTTCTGCAAAGCGTCGGCTCCGGTGCGGCCGGCAGTTGGTCACTGACCAATCTCGGTCCGCGTATCATCGATAACAACTTCGATCCAGGCTTCTTCGTCGAACACTTCATCAAAGACATGGGGATCGCTCTTTCCGAAGCCCGCAAGATGGGAATCGCACTACCAGGCTTGGCTCTCGCCGAGCAGCTTTACCAGGCCGTGAAAGCCCAGGGGCATGGTCGACTCGGTACGCATGCGTTGGAGTTGGCACTATGCCAACTGAACGACATCGATTGGAAAAACCGCTGA
- the floA gene encoding flotillin-like protein FloA (flotillin-like protein involved in membrane lipid rafts) yields MQNIVEISLLADWWTNLVIIGMLAAALVMLIIIGIFAFYFRLWIQSIWTGAGITIFDLLGMSFRNVNAKMIVRGKIMAVQAGLGDSSGITTKALEAHYLAGGNVPQVIKAMIAANKAKTIQLTFREATAIDLAGRDVLEAVQTSVYPKVIDCPPRNAKRTSLDAMAKNGIQLKVKARVTVRANLQRLIGGATEETIIGRVGEGIVSAIGSAEFHSDVLENPDLISKAVLSRRLDANTAFEIVSIDIADIDVGENIGARLQADQAEADTQVARARAEGRRAMAVAEERENLAEIENARSAVVDAESEVPKAISEAFRNGRLSIMDYYSLRNVQADTDMRKSIALSSSTGTTSNK; encoded by the coding sequence ATGCAAAACATTGTTGAAATTTCTCTGCTTGCCGACTGGTGGACGAACCTGGTGATCATCGGCATGCTGGCCGCCGCGCTGGTCATGTTGATCATTATTGGGATCTTCGCGTTTTACTTCCGCCTCTGGATTCAATCGATCTGGACCGGGGCCGGAATCACGATCTTCGACTTGCTTGGCATGTCGTTTCGAAACGTGAACGCCAAGATGATCGTCCGCGGGAAGATCATGGCCGTTCAGGCCGGGCTCGGTGATTCGTCTGGGATCACCACCAAAGCACTCGAAGCGCACTACTTGGCCGGCGGCAATGTGCCTCAGGTCATCAAAGCGATGATCGCGGCCAACAAAGCGAAGACCATTCAATTGACGTTCCGCGAAGCCACCGCCATCGACCTGGCCGGCCGCGATGTGCTGGAAGCCGTTCAAACGAGCGTCTATCCCAAGGTGATCGACTGCCCCCCACGCAATGCCAAACGAACCTCGCTCGACGCAATGGCCAAGAATGGCATCCAGCTGAAAGTGAAAGCGCGCGTCACGGTGCGAGCCAACCTGCAGCGGCTGATTGGTGGTGCCACCGAAGAAACGATCATCGGGCGTGTCGGGGAAGGTATCGTTAGCGCGATCGGCTCGGCCGAATTCCACTCGGACGTGCTCGAAAACCCCGACCTGATTTCCAAGGCGGTGCTGTCACGCCGCTTGGATGCCAACACCGCATTCGAGATTGTTTCGATCGATATCGCCGACATCGATGTGGGAGAAAACATTGGCGCTCGGCTGCAAGCCGATCAAGCAGAAGCAGACACGCAAGTTGCTCGGGCACGTGCTGAAGGTCGCCGTGCGATGGCCGTGGCCGAAGAACGGGAAAACCTGGCCGAAATCGAGAATGCTCGTTCGGCTGTCGTCGATGCCGAATCGGAAGTTCCCAAGGCTATTTCCGAAGCCTTTCGCAACGGTCGTTTGAGCATCATGGACTACTACTCGCTACGAAACGTGCAGGCCGATACCGACATGCGGAAGTCGATCGCTCTTTCCAGCAGTACTGGCACCACATCGAATAAGTAA
- a CDS encoding NfeD family protein, which produces MSPITIALILLLSGLAFIVLEMFIPSGGVLGFIAAVLLVAAVVYAYLKCDIAVGTAFLAAAVITVPIMIGIAIRVWPHTPLGRMILLDSATEEYVDSHASSGHTELVGRRGIARSNLLPSGVAEIDGNRWDVIIVGPAADRGDLIEVVEVEGNRVLVARVDESEEAPSPATEDAAAESLTSRNDEIFEDDPFA; this is translated from the coding sequence ATGTCACCGATAACCATCGCCCTGATTCTGCTCCTCTCGGGATTGGCGTTTATCGTCCTCGAGATGTTCATTCCCTCGGGGGGCGTCCTGGGATTTATCGCCGCCGTGCTGTTAGTGGCGGCGGTCGTTTATGCCTACCTGAAGTGTGACATCGCAGTCGGCACCGCATTCCTCGCGGCCGCGGTAATAACCGTTCCAATAATGATTGGGATCGCGATACGTGTTTGGCCCCATACCCCGTTGGGGCGTATGATCTTGCTCGATTCGGCCACGGAAGAATACGTCGACTCCCACGCAAGTTCCGGCCATACCGAACTGGTCGGCCGCCGAGGAATCGCTCGCAGCAATCTGCTTCCCAGTGGGGTCGCCGAGATCGACGGCAATCGCTGGGACGTGATTATCGTGGGACCAGCAGCGGATCGCGGGGATTTGATTGAAGTTGTGGAAGTCGAAGGGAATCGAGTTCTCGTCGCTCGCGTCGACGAATCCGAGGAGGCTCCCTCCCCGGCCACTGAGGATGCAGCAGCGGAATCGCTGACCAGCCGTAACGACGAAATCTTTGAAGATGACCCCTTTGCTTGA
- a CDS encoding TIGR03009 domain-containing protein, translated as MKNGIFLAACMAMVGLVSSNSFAQVQPGNGQPLGLAQNGQQANPQQNLQPGMVAGQAQAGQGQMPVPFQVTPQEQKYIDDILQFWEFRSKKVNHYEANFERWEYDSVFGPADAHKTYSKGVIKYEQPDKGLFKVESIQHYTPPKEAGKPATYEFRPAEVLEHWVCDGASIFEFDVAAKQLKVWPLPPEQQGQAITNGPLPFLFGAKKEEIKDRFYLRVSPYQGNNPNEYWLEAWPKRPEDAAEYRYIDILIDREEFLPFAISVFDRNYNPNATPPNMPNFSRTVYQFSDRKTYEAGGLTAGLQAMFKRSFFQPQLPSGWQRVVQQTPGAQQPGQGPANAVRPNQAIPR; from the coding sequence ATGAAGAATGGAATCTTCCTCGCGGCGTGCATGGCCATGGTTGGCCTCGTCAGCAGCAACAGCTTCGCCCAGGTCCAACCTGGCAACGGTCAACCACTGGGTCTGGCCCAGAATGGGCAACAGGCCAATCCGCAACAGAATCTACAGCCAGGCATGGTTGCCGGCCAGGCCCAAGCAGGCCAAGGTCAGATGCCTGTTCCGTTCCAAGTGACTCCACAGGAACAGAAATACATCGACGACATCCTGCAGTTCTGGGAATTCCGCAGCAAGAAGGTCAATCATTACGAAGCCAACTTCGAACGCTGGGAATACGATTCGGTCTTCGGCCCGGCCGACGCGCATAAGACCTACAGCAAAGGCGTCATCAAGTACGAACAGCCAGACAAGGGCTTGTTCAAAGTCGAATCGATCCAGCACTACACGCCACCCAAGGAAGCCGGCAAGCCTGCGACCTACGAATTCCGCCCGGCCGAAGTCCTCGAGCATTGGGTTTGCGACGGTGCTTCGATCTTCGAGTTCGACGTCGCCGCCAAGCAGTTGAAGGTTTGGCCTCTGCCGCCAGAGCAACAAGGGCAAGCGATCACCAATGGCCCGCTGCCGTTTCTGTTCGGAGCGAAGAAGGAAGAGATCAAGGACCGCTTCTATCTCCGCGTCTCCCCCTACCAAGGCAACAATCCCAACGAATATTGGCTGGAAGCCTGGCCGAAGCGTCCTGAGGATGCGGCCGAGTACCGCTACATCGATATCCTGATCGATCGGGAAGAGTTCCTACCGTTTGCCATCTCGGTGTTCGATCGGAACTACAATCCCAATGCCACGCCGCCGAACATGCCCAACTTCTCGCGGACGGTCTATCAGTTCTCCGACCGTAAGACGTATGAAGCAGGAGGTCTGACGGCCGGCCTACAAGCAATGTTCAAGCGATCGTTCTTCCAGCCGCAACTGCCCAGCGGTTGGCAGCGAGTCGTCCAGCAGACGCCGGGTGCCCAGCAACCAGGGCAGGGGCCGGCCAACGCCGTTCGCCCCAATCAAGCGATACCTCGGTAG
- a CDS encoding EVE domain-containing protein, which translates to MNYWLMKTEPESYSIDDLAKEKKKTTFWSGVRNYQARNFMRDDMKKGDLVLFYHSNANPPSIVGVAEVVKESYPDFTSWDENDHHFDPKSTPENPRWFMVDIKLKKKFPEPLGRDQLTGVKALADMELMRKGSRLSVQPVKKKEFEAILKLASVTL; encoded by the coding sequence ATGAATTACTGGTTAATGAAAACAGAGCCAGAATCGTACTCGATCGATGACCTGGCTAAGGAAAAGAAGAAGACCACCTTCTGGTCTGGCGTACGTAATTACCAGGCTCGGAACTTCATGCGGGACGACATGAAGAAAGGGGACCTAGTCCTCTTTTATCACTCCAATGCTAATCCGCCGTCGATTGTCGGCGTGGCGGAAGTCGTGAAGGAAAGCTATCCCGACTTCACCTCGTGGGACGAAAACGACCATCATTTCGACCCCAAAAGCACACCGGAAAACCCACGCTGGTTCATGGTCGATATCAAGCTGAAAAAGAAGTTCCCCGAACCGCTGGGCCGCGATCAGCTTACTGGCGTGAAGGCGCTGGCCGACATGGAACTGATGCGCAAAGGCTCGCGTCTTTCCGTTCAGCCGGTGAAGAAGAAAGAGTTCGAGGCGATTTTGAAGCTGGCGAGCGTGACACTCTGA
- a CDS encoding 2-hydroxyacid dehydrogenase — protein MEVAVFGTKSYDRHFLLSAADGTDIQWSFIEPRLTETTAPLASPFEAICCFVNDEISSGVLQKLAEGKTKLIAMRCAGYNNIDLPIAQELGIQVARVPAYSPYAVAEHAVGLILTLNRKYHKAYNRVREGDFSLGGLLGFDLHDKTVGVIGTGKIGQIFARIMHGFGCQLLAYDVHQAEDCQKIGVKYAALEAVLAQSDIISLHCPLLPATKHLINDEAIAKLKPGVMIINTSRGGLIDTKAAIGGLKTGQIGSLGIDVYEEEAELFFEDKSESVIQDDVFARLVTFPNVLVTGHQGFFTQNALAAIAKVTVQNLNEFAAGEELSNEVKVT, from the coding sequence GTGGAAGTTGCTGTCTTTGGTACGAAATCTTACGACCGCCATTTTCTCCTGTCTGCGGCCGATGGGACTGATATTCAGTGGAGCTTCATTGAGCCCCGCCTGACGGAAACCACGGCTCCGCTGGCCTCTCCCTTTGAGGCGATCTGCTGCTTCGTCAACGACGAGATCTCTTCCGGCGTGCTGCAAAAGCTGGCCGAGGGAAAAACGAAACTGATCGCCATGCGGTGTGCGGGGTACAACAACATCGATCTTCCCATCGCCCAAGAGCTAGGTATCCAAGTTGCCCGGGTGCCGGCCTATAGTCCCTATGCGGTCGCCGAGCATGCTGTCGGCTTAATCCTGACGCTCAACCGCAAATATCACAAGGCCTACAACCGGGTGCGCGAAGGGGATTTCTCGCTCGGTGGTCTCTTGGGATTCGATCTGCATGACAAAACGGTCGGCGTCATCGGCACCGGAAAGATCGGCCAGATTTTCGCCAGAATCATGCATGGGTTTGGGTGCCAACTGCTCGCCTACGACGTGCACCAGGCCGAGGACTGCCAGAAAATAGGCGTGAAGTACGCGGCGCTGGAAGCGGTGCTCGCTCAAAGCGACATCATTTCGCTCCACTGTCCGCTGCTTCCGGCGACCAAGCATCTGATCAACGACGAGGCGATCGCCAAGCTGAAACCAGGAGTTATGATCATCAACACCAGTCGCGGCGGTTTGATCGATACCAAGGCCGCGATCGGCGGTCTGAAGACAGGACAGATCGGCTCGCTTGGGATCGACGTTTACGAGGAAGAAGCCGAGCTATTCTTCGAGGACAAGTCGGAGTCGGTCATACAAGACGACGTCTTTGCCCGCCTGGTGACCTTTCCCAATGTATTGGTAACGGGGCACCAGGGCTTCTTCACGCAAAACGCCTTGGCGGCAATCGCCAAGGTGACGGTGCAAAATCTGAATGAGTTCGCTGCTGGAGAAGAGCTGTCGAACGAAGTCAAAGTGACCTAG